Proteins co-encoded in one Cuculus canorus isolate bCucCan1 chromosome 22, bCucCan1.pri, whole genome shotgun sequence genomic window:
- the ATP5IF1 gene encoding ATPase inhibitor, mitochondrial, which translates to MAAAVVAVARGGLRGALLAQQQRWSSGSGSGADQLGELGKGAGKGGGGGGAIREAGGAFGKKQAAEEERYFREKEREQLASLRKHHEEEIDHHKKEIERLQKEIERHKHKIKKLKDDD; encoded by the exons ATGGCGGCGGCCGTGGTGGCGGTGGCGCGGGGAGGGCTGCGTGGGGCCCTGCTGGCGCAGCAGCAGCGCTGGAGCTCGGGATCGGGGTCGGGCGCCGACCAG CTGGGCGAGCTCGGCAAAGGCGCCGGAaagggcggcggcggcggcggcgccaTCCGTGAGGCCGGCGGTGCCTTCGGGAAGAAGCAGGCGGCGGAGGAGGAGCGATACTTCAG ggagaaggagagggagcagcTCGCCTCTCTGCGCAAACACCACGAGGAGGAGATCGATCATCACAAGAAGGAGATCGAGCGGCTGCAGAAGGAGATTGAGCGCCACAAGCACAAGATCAAGAAGCTGAAGGATGATGACTGA